In Rahnella aceris, the following proteins share a genomic window:
- the metB gene encoding cystathionine gamma-synthase translates to MTHKQATIAVGSGLNNDQQYGCVVPPIYLSSTYNFEDFNQPRAHDYSRRGNPSRDVVQRALADLEGGAGAVLTSSGMSAIHLVCTVFLKPGDLLVAPHDCYGGSYRLFDSLSKRGAYRVLFVDQGDPQALADALKEKPKLVLIETPSNPLLRVVDIQAICDASRAAGALTVVDNTFLSPALQNPLQLGADLVVHSCTKYLNGHSDVVAGTVISKTAEHATELAWWANNIGVTAAAFDSYLLLRGLRTLTVRVKQQQENALAIVAYLQKQLQVKKLYHPSLPENQGHEIACRQQRGFGAMISFEFNGDEAQLRHFLKELKLFTLAESLGGVESLISHTATMTHAGMAPEARKAAGISDSLLRISVGLEDSEDLIADLENAFQSVATR, encoded by the coding sequence ATGACGCACAAGCAAGCCACCATTGCCGTGGGCAGTGGCCTGAACAATGATCAGCAATATGGTTGTGTAGTTCCGCCAATCTACCTTTCCAGTACCTATAACTTTGAAGATTTCAACCAGCCAAGAGCCCATGACTATTCACGTCGCGGCAATCCGTCACGGGATGTTGTCCAGCGTGCGCTGGCTGATCTGGAAGGCGGCGCCGGTGCGGTTCTGACCAGCAGCGGTATGTCAGCCATTCATCTGGTGTGTACGGTCTTTCTGAAACCTGGCGATTTACTGGTTGCGCCGCACGACTGCTACGGCGGCAGTTACCGTTTGTTCGACAGCCTGAGCAAACGTGGCGCGTATCGCGTGCTGTTTGTGGATCAGGGTGATCCACAGGCGCTGGCCGATGCGCTGAAAGAAAAACCGAAGCTGGTGCTGATTGAAACGCCGAGCAATCCTTTGCTGCGTGTGGTGGATATTCAGGCGATTTGCGACGCGTCCCGCGCCGCCGGTGCCCTGACAGTGGTGGACAACACCTTCCTGAGTCCGGCGTTGCAAAATCCATTGCAGCTTGGTGCGGATTTAGTCGTCCATTCATGTACTAAATATCTGAACGGGCATTCTGATGTGGTCGCCGGTACGGTAATATCTAAGACCGCAGAACATGCGACAGAACTCGCCTGGTGGGCGAACAACATTGGCGTTACCGCTGCGGCCTTTGACAGCTATCTGTTATTGCGCGGTTTGCGCACGTTAACGGTTCGCGTGAAACAGCAACAGGAAAATGCACTGGCAATTGTTGCTTATTTACAAAAACAATTGCAGGTCAAAAAGCTGTATCATCCGTCGCTGCCGGAAAACCAGGGACATGAAATTGCCTGCCGCCAGCAACGTGGCTTTGGTGCCATGATCAGTTTTGAATTTAACGGAGATGAAGCTCAGTTGCGCCATTTCCTGAAAGAATTGAAGTTATTTACCCTCGCAGAATCACTGGGAGGCGTCGAAAGCCTGATTTCTCATACCGCGACCATGACACATGCTGGCATGGCGCCGGAAGCGCGCAAAGCCGCCGGGATTTCTGACAGCTTGCTCCGTATTTCTGTAGGTCTTGAAGACAGCGAAGATTTGATTGCTGATCTGGAAAATGCATTCCAGTCAGTGGCAACGAGGTAA
- the ftsN gene encoding cell division protein FtsN, whose protein sequence is MAQRDYVSRGRSGARRKSTSRSKKRSSTTISKTMVVLAVAVLVVFVGGLYFIAHNKHEEATVLPTHAVRPGNGLPPKPEERWRYIKELENRQMGVTTPTEPTAGGQVESKTQLTPEQRQLLEQMQADMRQTPTQLSEVPYNDPNQATQAPAHTQRQVQQQQPTYAQQQPVTQPRQVQPQPTYTPQTQPVRAPQAQVQTQPVQPKPKPQVKEPVKEAPKPQQPATITQAEPEKPKAQEKTQRFVVQCGSFKGSEQAESQRAKLAFEGFEGRITTGGGWSRVVIGPYNSRSGADSTLSRLKGAGISGCIPVATGG, encoded by the coding sequence GTGGCACAAAGAGACTATGTAAGCCGTGGGCGCTCAGGAGCGCGGCGGAAAAGTACCAGCCGGAGTAAAAAACGCAGTTCCACAACGATCTCCAAAACCATGGTGGTGTTAGCCGTTGCGGTACTGGTGGTGTTTGTCGGTGGCCTCTATTTTATTGCGCACAATAAACATGAAGAAGCGACAGTGTTGCCGACGCACGCTGTCCGTCCGGGTAATGGATTGCCACCTAAGCCAGAAGAACGCTGGCGCTACATTAAAGAACTGGAAAACCGCCAGATGGGCGTCACCACGCCGACAGAACCGACGGCGGGCGGACAGGTCGAATCCAAAACACAACTGACGCCTGAACAGCGCCAGCTTCTCGAACAGATGCAGGCCGATATGCGCCAGACACCAACACAGTTGTCTGAAGTGCCGTATAACGACCCGAATCAGGCCACGCAGGCACCAGCGCATACTCAGCGTCAGGTTCAGCAACAGCAGCCGACGTACGCGCAGCAGCAGCCGGTAACTCAGCCGCGTCAGGTTCAGCCACAGCCAACGTATACGCCGCAAACGCAGCCGGTACGTGCGCCTCAGGCCCAGGTGCAAACGCAACCCGTTCAGCCAAAACCGAAGCCGCAAGTGAAAGAGCCGGTGAAAGAAGCACCGAAACCGCAACAGCCAGCCACCATTACCCAGGCTGAGCCGGAAAAACCGAAAGCACAGGAAAAAACCCAGCGCTTTGTGGTTCAGTGCGGTTCGTTCAAAGGATCTGAGCAGGCGGAATCCCAGCGCGCCAAGCTGGCATTCGAAGGTTTTGAAGGCCGGATCACCACCGGCGGTGGCTGGAGTCGCGTCGTCATCGGCCCGTACAACAGCCGTTCTGGTGCTGACAGCACACTATCGCGCCTCAAAGGCGCTGGCATCTCCGGTTGCATTCCCGTCGCAACCGGGGGTTGA
- the rpmE gene encoding 50S ribosomal protein L31: MKQGIHPKYVEVTATCSCGNVIKTHSTVGHDLNLDVCGECHPFYTGKQREVATGGRVDRFNKRFSVPGSK, encoded by the coding sequence ATGAAACAAGGTATTCACCCTAAATATGTAGAAGTTACTGCAACTTGCTCATGCGGTAACGTTATCAAAACTCACTCAACTGTGGGTCACGATCTGAACCTGGACGTTTGTGGCGAATGCCACCCGTTCTACACTGGTAAGCAACGTGAAGTGGCTACCGGTGGCCGCGTTGACCGCTTCAACAAGCGTTTCAGCGTTCCAGGCAGCAAATAA
- a CDS encoding bifunctional aspartate kinase/homoserine dehydrogenase II, producing the protein MNAIAVAAPAGSRQLHKFGGSSLADVKCYLRVAGIMAEYAKPGDMMVVSAAGSTTNQLISWLKLSQTDRISAHQVQQALRRYQSDLITGLLPPEMAEPLIASFIHDLERLAVLLDGKMTDAIYAEVVGHGEVWSARLMSAVLCKLELPAAWLDAREFLRAERAAQPQVDEGRSYPLLQQLLAQHPQQYLVVTGFIARSDAGETVLLGRNGSDYSATQIGALANASRVTIWSDVAGVYSADPRKVKDACLLPLLRLDEASELARLAAPVLHTRTLQPVSGSDIDLQLRCSYQPEQGSTRIERVLASGTGAKIVTSHDDICLIEMVIPSGHDFGLAQKDVELLLKRAQIKPLCTGIHPDRNLLQLCYTSEVAGSALQVLEEAALPARLTLREGLALVALVGAGVCKNPLHSHRFYQEMKDQPVEFIWQAEDGISLVAVLRIGPTAHLIQGLHKTLFRAEKQIGLMLFGKGNIGSRWLELFAREQKNISARSGFEFVLAGVVDSKRSLLNYEGLDASRALAFFDDESQAHDEESLFLWMRAHPYDDLVVLDVTASAELADQYLDFASYGFHVISANKQAGASDTNKYRQIRDAFSKTGSHWLYNATVGAGLPVNHTVRDLRESGDSILAISGIFSGTLSWLFLQFDGTLPFTELVDLAWQQGLTEPDPRDDLSGQDVMRKLVILAREAGYDIEPTQVRVESLVPESCANGSVDQFFEDGEALNQQMLQRLEAAREMGLVLRYVARFDANGKARVGVEAVRDDHPLAALLPCDNVFAIESRWYRDNPLVIRGPGAGRDVTAGALQSDLNRLTQLL; encoded by the coding sequence ATGAATGCAATAGCGGTTGCAGCGCCGGCGGGAAGTCGTCAGTTGCACAAATTTGGTGGTAGCAGTCTGGCCGACGTGAAGTGTTATCTGCGTGTCGCTGGCATTATGGCCGAGTATGCGAAGCCGGGTGACATGATGGTGGTGTCGGCGGCTGGCAGCACAACCAACCAGCTGATCAGCTGGCTGAAGCTCAGCCAGACAGACAGAATTTCTGCGCATCAGGTTCAGCAGGCTTTGCGCCGTTATCAGAGTGATTTGATAACTGGTCTGTTGCCGCCGGAAATGGCCGAACCGCTTATTGCTTCTTTTATTCATGATCTCGAACGTCTGGCTGTTTTGCTTGACGGCAAAATGACCGATGCAATTTATGCTGAAGTCGTCGGGCACGGCGAAGTCTGGTCTGCACGCCTGATGTCTGCAGTGCTGTGTAAGCTGGAATTACCGGCCGCCTGGCTGGATGCCCGTGAATTCCTGCGGGCTGAACGCGCTGCGCAACCTCAGGTTGATGAAGGCCGTTCGTATCCGCTGCTGCAACAACTTCTCGCGCAGCATCCTCAGCAATATCTGGTGGTGACCGGCTTTATCGCCCGCAGTGACGCGGGTGAAACCGTACTGCTTGGCCGTAACGGCAGTGACTATTCCGCCACCCAGATTGGCGCACTGGCTAATGCCAGCCGTGTGACCATCTGGAGTGATGTGGCCGGTGTCTACAGCGCCGACCCGCGCAAAGTGAAAGATGCCTGCCTGCTGCCGTTATTGCGTCTCGATGAAGCCAGTGAACTTGCGCGTCTGGCGGCACCGGTTCTGCACACCCGTACCCTTCAGCCGGTTTCCGGCAGCGATATTGATTTGCAACTGCGTTGCAGTTACCAGCCGGAGCAGGGCTCAACGCGTATTGAACGCGTGCTGGCTTCCGGTACCGGCGCGAAAATTGTCACCAGCCATGATGATATTTGTCTGATCGAAATGGTCATTCCTTCCGGCCACGATTTTGGTCTGGCACAAAAAGATGTTGAGCTGCTGCTTAAACGTGCGCAGATCAAACCGCTGTGTACCGGCATTCATCCTGACCGTAATCTGCTGCAACTTTGCTACACCTCTGAAGTGGCGGGTAGCGCGTTGCAGGTTCTCGAAGAGGCAGCCCTTCCGGCGCGTCTGACCCTGCGTGAAGGGCTGGCGCTGGTGGCGCTGGTCGGGGCGGGCGTGTGCAAGAATCCGCTGCACAGCCACCGTTTTTATCAGGAAATGAAAGATCAGCCAGTGGAGTTTATCTGGCAGGCCGAAGACGGTATCAGTCTGGTGGCTGTACTGCGTATCGGCCCGACCGCGCACCTGATTCAGGGGCTGCACAAAACGTTGTTCCGTGCTGAAAAGCAAATCGGTCTGATGCTGTTTGGTAAAGGCAATATCGGTTCACGCTGGCTGGAACTGTTCGCCCGTGAACAAAAGAATATTTCTGCCCGCAGCGGTTTCGAGTTTGTGCTGGCCGGTGTGGTCGACAGCAAGCGCAGTCTGCTCAATTATGAAGGGCTGGACGCCAGCCGTGCGCTGGCCTTCTTTGATGATGAATCGCAGGCGCATGACGAAGAATCGCTGTTCCTGTGGATGCGCGCGCATCCTTATGACGATTTAGTGGTTCTGGATGTCACCGCCAGCGCTGAACTGGCCGATCAGTATCTGGATTTCGCCAGCTACGGTTTCCATGTCATCAGTGCCAACAAACAGGCAGGCGCGTCGGACACGAATAAATACCGTCAGATCCGCGACGCGTTTTCAAAAACCGGCAGCCACTGGTTGTATAACGCCACTGTCGGCGCTGGTTTGCCGGTTAACCATACGGTGCGTGATTTACGCGAAAGCGGCGACAGCATTCTGGCCATCAGCGGCATTTTCTCGGGAACATTGTCCTGGCTGTTCCTGCAATTTGACGGCACGCTGCCGTTCACCGAACTGGTGGATTTAGCCTGGCAGCAGGGGCTGACTGAGCCGGATCCGCGCGATGATTTATCCGGTCAGGACGTCATGCGCAAGCTGGTGATCCTGGCGCGCGAAGCGGGTTATGACATCGAACCGACGCAGGTTCGCGTGGAATCTCTGGTGCCGGAAAGTTGCGCGAACGGTTCCGTAGATCAGTTTTTTGAAGACGGTGAGGCGCTGAACCAGCAAATGCTGCAACGTCTGGAAGCCGCCCGTGAAATGGGCCTGGTGCTGCGCTACGTGGCCCGTTTCGATGCCAATGGCAAAGCCCGTGTGGGTGTTGAAGCGGTGCGTGACGACCATCCTCTGGCCGCATTACTGCCGTGCGATAACGTGTTCGCTATCGAAAGTCGCTGGTATCGTGATAATCCGCTGGTGATCCGCGGGCCGGGTGCAGGGCGTGACGTGACCGCAGGTGCGTTGCAATCTGATCTTAATCGTCTGACGCAACTTCTGTAA
- the metF gene encoding methylenetetrahydrofolate reductase, with amino-acid sequence MSFFHANQREALNQNLAELQGQINVSFEFFPPRTSEMEDTLWSSIDRLSSLKPKFVSVTYGANSGERDRTHSIIKGIKERTGLEAAPHLTCIDASRDELRQIARDYWDSGIRHIVALRGDLPAGGGKPEMYATDLVHLLKEVGDFDISVAAYPEVHPEAKSAQSDLINLKRKIDAGANRAITQFFFDVESYLRFRDRCAGQGIDVEIVPGILPVSNFKQLTRFATMTNVRVPHWMNSQFEGLDDDAETRKMVGANIAMDMVKILSREGVKDFHFYTLNRAEMSYAICHTLGVRPDIAVPVRA; translated from the coding sequence ATGAGCTTTTTCCACGCAAACCAGCGCGAAGCGCTGAACCAGAATCTGGCTGAATTACAGGGTCAGATTAACGTTTCTTTCGAATTTTTCCCGCCTCGTACCAGCGAGATGGAAGATACGTTGTGGAGCTCTATTGATCGTCTCAGCAGCCTCAAGCCTAAGTTTGTCTCTGTGACTTACGGTGCGAACTCCGGCGAGCGTGATCGTACGCACAGCATCATCAAAGGCATTAAAGAACGTACCGGTCTGGAAGCGGCACCTCACCTGACCTGTATCGATGCCAGCCGCGATGAACTGCGTCAGATCGCACGGGATTACTGGGACAGTGGCATCCGCCACATTGTGGCTCTGCGTGGCGATTTGCCGGCAGGCGGCGGCAAGCCGGAAATGTACGCCACCGATCTGGTGCATCTGCTGAAAGAAGTGGGCGACTTTGATATTTCCGTCGCGGCCTATCCGGAAGTGCATCCTGAGGCCAAAAGCGCGCAGTCAGATCTGATTAACCTGAAACGTAAAATCGATGCCGGTGCGAACCGCGCCATCACGCAGTTCTTCTTTGATGTGGAAAGTTACCTGCGTTTCCGCGACCGCTGCGCCGGTCAGGGGATTGACGTGGAAATCGTGCCTGGCATCCTGCCGGTGTCTAACTTCAAACAGCTGACCCGCTTTGCGACGATGACCAATGTGCGTGTACCGCACTGGATGAACAGCCAGTTTGAAGGGCTGGATGACGACGCCGAAACCCGCAAAATGGTCGGTGCCAATATCGCGATGGACATGGTGAAAATCCTCAGCCGCGAAGGCGTGAAGGACTTCCATTTCTACACCCTGAACCGTGCAGAAATGAGTTACGCGATTTGCCACACGCTGGGTGTGCGTCCAGACATCGCTGTGCCGGTTCGCGCTTAA
- the priA gene encoding primosomal protein N' — protein MPVAHVALPVPLARTFDYLLPPDMQVSKGCRVSVPFGKRDAIGIVTQVSDFSEFGLEKLKPVREVLDSSSLFTPDLWRILFWAADYYHYPIGEVLFHALPVLLRQGKAAELTPLWQWFATEEGRATPLDSLKRAPKQQQAMAALMQKPLYRHQVADLDLTDTALQALRAKGLTDLRSIAPATHDWRQDFSVIGERLRLNTEQATAVGAIRSEDQQFSAWLLAGVTGSGKTEVYLSVLENILAQGRQALVMVPEIGLTPQTIARFRERFSAPVDVLHSGLNDSERLAVWLRARNGEAGIVIGTRSSLFTPFARLGVIIIDEEHDSSYKQQEGWRYHARDLAVYRAHAENIPIIMGSATPALETLHNVELGKYRQLKLTKRAGNAKLARQNLLDLKGLQLKVGLSQPLIQKMQEHLKADNQVMLFLNRRGYAPALLCHECGWIAECQRCDHYYTLHQNQRQLRCHHCDSQRAVPHQCPHCGSTQLVSVGVGTEQLENELAPLFPDTPITRIDRDTTSRKGSLEQHLNEVHRGGARILIGTQMLAKGHHFPDVTLVSLLDVDGALFSADFRSAERFAQLYTQVSGRAGRAGKQGEVVLQTHHPEHPLLQVLLQQGYDEFARQTLAERKSVFLPPYTSHIMIRSEDHDNQQSALFLQQLRNLLESSPLKDDSLWILGPVPALQAKRSGRFRWQLLLQHPSRRVLQHLIKSSQPLISSLPQAKKVKWTLDVDPIDS, from the coding sequence ATGCCTGTTGCCCACGTTGCTTTACCCGTCCCGCTCGCCCGTACTTTCGACTATCTGTTGCCGCCTGATATGCAGGTTTCAAAGGGTTGCCGGGTCAGTGTGCCTTTCGGAAAACGCGACGCCATTGGCATCGTCACTCAGGTCAGCGACTTCAGCGAATTTGGCCTGGAGAAACTGAAACCGGTGCGGGAAGTCCTCGACAGCTCCAGTCTGTTTACCCCTGATCTGTGGCGCATCTTGTTTTGGGCCGCCGACTATTACCATTACCCGATCGGCGAAGTGCTGTTCCATGCGCTGCCGGTATTGTTACGTCAGGGGAAAGCCGCTGAGCTTACACCGCTGTGGCAATGGTTCGCCACCGAGGAGGGGCGCGCGACGCCGCTCGACAGTCTCAAACGTGCGCCAAAACAACAGCAGGCGATGGCAGCACTGATGCAAAAACCGTTGTATCGTCATCAGGTTGCCGATCTTGATCTTACCGATACGGCCCTGCAGGCATTACGAGCCAAAGGGCTGACGGATTTACGCAGTATTGCGCCCGCCACGCACGACTGGCGCCAGGATTTCTCGGTGATCGGCGAACGTTTACGACTCAATACCGAGCAGGCCACCGCCGTCGGCGCGATCCGCAGTGAAGATCAGCAATTTTCCGCCTGGTTGCTGGCCGGTGTAACCGGCTCAGGTAAAACCGAAGTGTATCTGAGCGTGCTGGAAAACATTCTGGCGCAGGGTCGGCAGGCGCTGGTGATGGTGCCGGAAATCGGCCTGACGCCGCAAACCATCGCACGTTTTCGCGAACGTTTCAGTGCGCCGGTGGATGTGCTGCACTCCGGCCTGAACGACAGCGAACGCCTCGCCGTCTGGCTGCGGGCGCGCAATGGCGAAGCGGGCATCGTCATTGGCACCCGTTCATCGCTGTTTACACCGTTTGCGCGCCTCGGCGTCATTATCATTGATGAAGAACACGACAGTTCTTATAAGCAGCAGGAAGGCTGGCGCTATCACGCCCGTGATCTGGCGGTGTACCGCGCTCACGCTGAAAATATCCCGATTATTATGGGCTCGGCAACCCCGGCGCTGGAAACGCTGCACAATGTTGAACTGGGGAAATATCGTCAGCTCAAACTGACCAAACGTGCCGGAAATGCCAAACTCGCCCGTCAGAATTTGCTGGATTTAAAAGGGTTGCAGCTGAAAGTCGGGCTGTCTCAACCGCTGATCCAGAAAATGCAGGAGCATCTGAAAGCCGATAATCAGGTCATGCTGTTCCTCAACCGCCGCGGCTATGCGCCTGCCCTGCTTTGCCATGAGTGTGGCTGGATAGCCGAATGTCAGCGCTGTGATCACTATTACACTCTGCACCAGAATCAGCGTCAGTTACGCTGCCACCATTGTGACAGTCAGCGCGCCGTGCCGCATCAGTGTCCGCATTGCGGCTCAACACAACTGGTCTCGGTCGGCGTCGGTACAGAACAGCTGGAAAACGAACTGGCGCCGTTGTTCCCGGATACGCCAATCACGCGCATTGACCGCGATACCACCAGCCGGAAAGGTTCGCTGGAACAACACCTGAATGAAGTCCATCGTGGCGGCGCACGTATTCTTATCGGCACCCAAATGCTGGCAAAAGGGCACCACTTCCCTGATGTTACGCTGGTGTCATTGCTGGATGTCGACGGCGCGCTGTTCTCGGCAGATTTCCGTTCTGCCGAGCGCTTTGCCCAGCTTTATACGCAGGTTTCAGGCCGTGCCGGACGTGCAGGCAAACAGGGTGAAGTCGTATTGCAAACTCACCATCCCGAACATCCGCTGTTACAGGTGCTGTTGCAGCAGGGCTACGACGAGTTCGCCAGACAGACCCTGGCGGAGCGCAAAAGCGTCTTCCTTCCTCCTTATACCAGCCACATTATGATCCGCTCGGAAGACCACGATAATCAGCAATCTGCGCTGTTCCTTCAGCAGTTACGTAATCTGCTCGAATCCAGTCCGCTGAAAGATGATTCGCTGTGGATCCTGGGGCCGGTTCCTGCCTTACAAGCCAAACGCAGCGGACGTTTCCGCTGGCAGCTTTTATTGCAGCATCCTTCACGGCGCGTTTTGCAGCATCTGATCAAAAGCTCTCAGCCGCTGATTTCAAGTCTGCCGCAAGCCAAAAAAGTGAAATGGACACTGGATGTCGATCCGATTGACAGCTGA
- the cytR gene encoding DNA-binding transcriptional regulator CytR has product MEHKKELPAATMKDVAEQAGVSTATVSRALMNPEKVSAATRQKVDQAVMAVGYSPHALARNLKRNESRTILVIVPDICDPFFADLIQGIERTAAESGYLVLIGDCAQQNQQEKTFINLIITKQIDGMLLLGSDLPFDASKEEQRNLPPMVMANEFAPELELPTVHIDNLTAAFEAVHYLLKLGHQRIACIAGPKHMPLCQYRSQGYVQALRRNGLSVESKLTIHGDFSYESGAQAVTELMALPVPPTAIFCHNDVMAIGAMFQAKKMGLRIPQDLSVVGFDDIKASQYTDPPLTTVAQPRFQLGRQAMLLLLEQLQGNPVQNGSLLLDSELVVRESTAAPKA; this is encoded by the coding sequence TTGGAGCACAAGAAAGAATTACCCGCCGCAACAATGAAAGATGTGGCTGAACAGGCAGGCGTTTCAACAGCAACCGTATCCCGTGCATTAATGAATCCGGAGAAAGTCTCCGCCGCGACTCGCCAGAAAGTTGATCAGGCCGTCATGGCCGTCGGTTATTCTCCTCATGCCCTGGCCCGCAACCTGAAGCGTAATGAATCACGCACTATTTTGGTGATCGTCCCCGACATCTGCGATCCGTTTTTCGCCGATCTGATCCAGGGGATCGAGCGCACGGCCGCCGAAAGCGGTTATCTGGTGTTGATCGGTGATTGTGCTCAGCAAAATCAGCAAGAGAAAACCTTTATCAATCTGATCATTACCAAGCAAATTGACGGAATGCTGCTGCTCGGCTCTGATTTACCTTTCGATGCCAGCAAAGAAGAACAACGCAATCTGCCGCCGATGGTGATGGCGAATGAATTTGCGCCGGAACTTGAACTGCCGACGGTCCACATTGATAACCTGACGGCCGCGTTCGAAGCTGTGCATTATCTTCTCAAGCTGGGGCATCAGCGTATTGCCTGCATCGCCGGGCCAAAGCATATGCCATTGTGCCAGTACCGTTCACAAGGTTATGTGCAGGCGCTGCGCCGCAACGGACTGAGCGTCGAGAGCAAGCTGACCATTCATGGTGATTTCAGCTATGAATCGGGGGCGCAAGCCGTCACCGAGTTGATGGCCCTGCCCGTGCCGCCGACGGCGATTTTCTGCCACAACGATGTGATGGCGATTGGTGCCATGTTCCAGGCGAAAAAAATGGGTCTGCGCATTCCGCAGGATTTGTCGGTTGTCGGTTTCGATGACATCAAGGCCAGCCAGTATACCGATCCTCCGCTGACGACCGTTGCGCAGCCGAGATTCCAGCTTGGCCGTCAGGCCATGTTATTATTACTTGAGCAGTTACAGGGAAATCCGGTACAAAACGGTTCGCTGCTGCTTGATAGCGAGCTGGTGGTGCGGGAAAGCACTGCGGCCCCAAAAGCGTGA
- the hslV gene encoding ATP-dependent protease subunit HslV, whose translation MTTIVSVRRNGKVVIGGDGQATLGNTVMKGNVKKVRRLYNDKVIAGFAGGTADAFTLFELFERKLEMHQGHLVKAAVELAKDWRTDRMLRRLEALLAVADENASLIISGNGDVIQPENDLIAIGSGGPYAQAAARALLENSELEARDIVEKSLSIAGDICIYTNQFHTIEELSSKA comes from the coding sequence GTGACAACAATTGTAAGTGTACGCCGCAACGGCAAGGTCGTTATCGGTGGTGATGGCCAGGCCACATTGGGAAATACCGTCATGAAGGGCAACGTCAAAAAAGTACGTCGCCTGTATAACGACAAAGTGATCGCGGGCTTTGCTGGCGGCACGGCTGATGCCTTCACGCTGTTTGAGCTGTTCGAACGCAAACTGGAAATGCACCAGGGTCATCTGGTGAAAGCCGCCGTTGAACTGGCAAAAGACTGGCGTACCGACCGTATGTTACGCCGTCTGGAAGCCCTTCTGGCCGTGGCCGATGAAAACGCCTCGCTTATCATCAGCGGTAACGGTGACGTTATCCAGCCTGAAAACGATCTGATTGCCATTGGTTCCGGTGGCCCGTATGCCCAGGCTGCTGCACGCGCGTTGCTGGAAAACTCCGAGCTTGAAGCGCGCGACATCGTCGAAAAATCGCTGAGCATCGCCGGTGACATCTGCATCTACACCAACCAATTCCACACTATCGAAGAATTGTCTTCTAAAGCGTAA
- the metJ gene encoding met regulon transcriptional regulator MetJ produces the protein MAEWNGEYVSPYAEHGKKSEQVKKITVSIPLKVLKILTDERTRRQVNNLRHATNSELLCEAFLHAFTGQPLPNDEDLRKERSDEIPEAAKILMRELGVDPDTWEY, from the coding sequence ATGGCTGAGTGGAACGGCGAATATGTCAGCCCTTACGCTGAACACGGTAAGAAAAGCGAACAAGTTAAGAAAATCACGGTATCCATTCCGCTGAAAGTCCTCAAAATTCTCACCGATGAACGCACCCGTCGCCAGGTAAACAACCTGCGTCACGCGACCAACAGTGAATTATTGTGTGAGGCTTTTCTGCACGCCTTCACCGGTCAGCCTTTGCCGAATGACGAAGACCTGCGTAAAGAACGCAGTGACGAAATACCGGAAGCGGCGAAGATCCTGATGCGTGAACTGGGTGTGGATCCTGATACCTGGGAATACTGA